In a single window of the Phocoena phocoena chromosome 14, mPhoPho1.1, whole genome shotgun sequence genome:
- the FOXI3 gene encoding forkhead box protein I3 gives MALYCGDNFGVYSQPGLSPGAAAPGAPPAARTPYGLADYAAPPAAAANPYLWLNGPAVGGPPAAAAYLGAPPPPPPPPPPPGGAPGPFLQPPTAAGTFACAQRPFAQPAAAAPASTAGPAAPGELSWLSMANREDLMKMVRPPYSYSALIAMAIQSAPERKLTLSHIYQFVADSFPFYQRSKAGWQNSIRHNLSLNDCFKKVPRDEDDPGKGNYWTLDPNCEKMFDNGNFRRKRKRRSETSSTPTVAVGTSKTEEGLSPGLGSGVGGKPEGDSSPALLRPSQSPEPPEGTKSTASSPGGSVLSSTPCLNSFFSSLSTLSVNGSGSTQRVLPGGRPLGIQGTQMPSGGAFPPSSVPEASPDTLQLSHSTSSQRSSYYSPFPASTSGGPSSPFSTPFYNFSMVNSLIYPREGSEV, from the exons ATGGCTCTCTACTGCGGCGACAACTTCGGCGTGTACTCGCAGCCCGGCTTGTCCCCGGGCGCCGCCGCCCCCGGCGCCCCCCCGGCCGCCCGGACGCCCTACGGTCTGGCCGACTATGCCGCGCCGCCGGCCGCAGCCGCCAACCCCTACCTGTGGCTCAACGGGCCGGCCGTGGGCGGTCCCCCTGCCGCCGCCGCGTACCTGggcgccccgccgccgccgccgccgccgccgccgccccccggGGGCGCGCCCGGGCCCTTCCTGCAGCCGCCGACCGCCGCCGGCACCTTTGCCTGCGCGCAGCGGCCCTTCGCGCAGCCCGCGGCCGCAGCGCCCGCCTCGACCGCCGGGCCCGCGGCGCCCGGGGAGCTCAGCTGGCTGTCCATGGCCAACCGCGAGGACCTGATGAAGATGGTGCGGCCGCCCTACTCGTACTCGGCGCTCATCGCCATGGCCATCCAGAGCGCGCCCGAGCGCAAGCTCACGCTCAGCCATATCTACCAGTTCGTGGCCGACAGCTTCCCCTTCTACCAGCGCAGCAAGGCCGGCTGGCAGAACTCCATCCGCCACAACCTGTCGCTCAACGACTGCTTCAAGAAGGTGCCCCGCGACGAGGACGACCCAG GGAAAGGTAATTACTGGACCCTGGAtccaaactgtgagaaaatgtttgaCAATGGGAACTTCCGTCGGAAGCGAAAGCGCCGCTCGGAAACCAGCAGCACCCCTACGGTGGCCGTGGGGACCTCGAAAACGGAAGAAGGGCTCTCCCCAGGACTGGGGTCTGGAGTGGGTGGGAAGCCGGAGGGAGACAGCTCCCCGGCGTTGCTGAGGCCCTCTCAGTCCCCAGAGCCTCCCGAGGGCACCAAGAGTACCGCCTCCTCCCCAGGAGGGTCCGTGCTCTCCTCCACCCCTTGCCTGAACAGCTTCTTCAGCAGCCTTAGCACGCTAAGTGTTAACGGCAGTGGGAGCACCCAGCGAGTGCTCCCCGGCGGCCGCCCCCTAGGGATCCAGGGGACCCAGATGCCCTCGGGTGGCGCGTTCCCCCCCAGCTCCGTCCCGGAGGCCTCGCCAGACACCTTGCAGCTGAGTCACAGCACCAGCAGCCAGAGGTCTTCCTACTACAGCCCCTTCCCTGCCAGCACCAGCGGGGGACCAAGCAGCCCCTTCAGCACCCCTTTCTACAACTTCAGCATGGTCAACAGCCTCATCTACCCCCGGGAGGGCTCCGAGGTATAG